In Bradyrhizobium erythrophlei, a single genomic region encodes these proteins:
- a CDS encoding carbohydrate ABC transporter permease: MTDSALPSKAPVTASDDSEGMSYLESLPRRVVTLYIPLGLILIILLFPFYWMALTSIKPDEQLIDMNTYNPFWVVHPTLKHINKLLFETQYPRWLWNTMYVAVGATMLSIIASVLAAYAIVRLRFKGADTVGVLIFFAYLVPPSILFIPLASVIQAYGLFDSPLSLILVYPTLLIPFSTWLLMGYFKTIPFELEECALIDGASRWQILTRIVVPLAVPGLISAFIFSFTLCWNEFIYALTFLQSTPNKTVPVAIVNEFVDGDIYKWGSLMAGALVGSLPLVILYAFFVEHYVSAMTGAVKE; encoded by the coding sequence ATGACTGATTCCGCGCTTCCGTCCAAAGCTCCCGTTACCGCCAGCGATGACAGCGAGGGCATGAGCTATCTGGAGTCGCTGCCGCGGCGCGTGGTGACGCTCTATATTCCGCTCGGGTTGATCCTGATCATCCTGCTGTTTCCGTTCTACTGGATGGCGCTGACGTCGATCAAGCCCGACGAGCAGCTCATCGACATGAACACCTACAATCCGTTCTGGGTGGTTCATCCGACGCTCAAGCACATCAACAAGCTCCTGTTCGAGACGCAGTATCCGCGCTGGCTCTGGAACACGATGTATGTCGCGGTCGGCGCCACCATGCTCTCGATCATCGCAAGCGTGCTGGCGGCCTATGCCATCGTGCGCCTGCGCTTCAAGGGCGCGGACACCGTCGGCGTCCTGATCTTCTTTGCCTATCTGGTGCCGCCGTCGATCCTGTTCATTCCGCTGGCCTCGGTGATCCAGGCCTACGGCCTGTTCGACTCGCCGCTGTCGCTGATTTTGGTCTACCCGACGCTGCTCATTCCGTTCTCGACCTGGCTCTTGATGGGATACTTCAAGACCATTCCCTTTGAGCTTGAGGAATGCGCGCTGATCGACGGCGCCTCGCGCTGGCAGATCCTGACCCGCATCGTGGTGCCGCTCGCCGTTCCCGGCCTGATCTCGGCCTTCATCTTCTCGTTCACGCTGTGCTGGAACGAGTTCATCTACGCGCTGACGTTCCTGCAATCGACGCCGAACAAGACCGTGCCGGTCGCGATCGTCAACGAATTCGTCGACGGCGACATCTACAAATGGGGCTCGCTGATGGCGGGCGCCTTGGTCGGTTCGCTGCCGCTCGTGATCCTCTATGCTTTCTTCGTCGAGCACTATGTGTCGGCGATGACGGGCGCCGTCAAAGAGTGA
- a CDS encoding CaiB/BaiF CoA transferase family protein has protein sequence MGPLQGVKVIDMTTVLMGPYAAQMLGDYGADVIKVESLEGDVTRLIGPARHPGMGPVFLNTNRSKRSIALDLKKPGGRDAVLRLLKTADVLIYNVRPQAMSRLQLGYDVVSKVNPRLIYAGVFGFGQDGPYATKPAYDDLIQGATALPALMAQTGDGVPRYVPNALVDRIVGLTAVGAICASLVHRDRTGQGQRLDIPMFETMAGFVMGDHMGGLTYEPPLDKGGYARHLSRDRRPYKTADGHICVIVYNDKQWASFFEATGRDDLRADPVFSTFAGRATNIDTVYAELARIFETKTTAEWIELLTRADIPVMPMHDLESILQDPHLAATGFFPVVDHPSEGKIRSMKASARWSETPVEPSRLAPRLNEHGSEILQAAGFSEAEIASLVREGATLGAQGPATR, from the coding sequence ATGGGGCCGCTTCAGGGCGTCAAGGTCATCGACATGACGACCGTGCTGATGGGACCTTATGCCGCCCAGATGCTCGGCGATTACGGCGCCGATGTCATCAAGGTCGAGAGCCTCGAGGGCGACGTCACGCGGTTGATCGGACCTGCGCGGCATCCCGGTATGGGGCCGGTATTCCTCAACACCAACCGCAGCAAGCGCTCGATCGCGCTCGATCTGAAAAAGCCGGGCGGCCGCGACGCGGTGCTGCGGCTGCTCAAGACAGCCGATGTCCTGATCTACAACGTGCGGCCGCAGGCGATGAGCCGCCTGCAACTCGGCTACGACGTCGTCTCCAAGGTTAATCCGCGGCTGATCTATGCCGGCGTGTTCGGTTTCGGTCAGGACGGCCCGTATGCGACCAAGCCTGCCTATGACGACCTGATCCAGGGCGCGACCGCGTTGCCGGCGCTGATGGCGCAGACCGGCGACGGCGTGCCGCGCTATGTGCCAAACGCGTTGGTCGACCGCATCGTGGGCTTGACCGCGGTCGGGGCCATCTGTGCAAGCCTCGTGCACCGCGACCGCACCGGCCAAGGTCAGCGGCTGGATATTCCGATGTTCGAGACCATGGCAGGCTTCGTCATGGGCGACCACATGGGCGGTCTCACCTATGAGCCGCCGCTCGACAAGGGCGGCTATGCGCGGCACCTGTCGCGCGACCGCCGTCCCTACAAGACCGCTGACGGCCATATCTGCGTGATCGTCTATAACGACAAGCAGTGGGCGAGCTTCTTTGAAGCCACCGGCCGCGACGACCTGCGCGCCGATCCCGTGTTTTCGACCTTTGCGGGCCGCGCCACCAATATCGACACGGTCTATGCCGAGCTTGCCCGCATCTTCGAGACGAAAACCACGGCCGAATGGATTGAACTGCTGACCAGGGCCGATATTCCCGTCATGCCGATGCACGATCTCGAAAGCATCTTGCAGGACCCGCACCTTGCCGCGACCGGTTTCTTTCCGGTGGTCGATCATCCGAGCGAGGGCAAGATCCGCAGCATGAAGGCGTCGGCGCGATGGTCGGAAACGCCGGTCGAACCCTCGCGGCTGGCGCCGCGTCTGAACGAGCACGGCAGCGAAATCCTCCAAGCGGCCGGTTTCTCGGAAGCAGAGATTGCGAGCCTGGTGCGCGAGGGCGCAACGCTCGGCGCGCAAGGCCCGGCCACGAGGTAA
- a CDS encoding acetate--CoA ligase family protein has protein sequence MTRLKAALDPRSVAIIGASENPNKVGGRPVHYLDKFGFKGKIFPINPSRSEVQGHKCYKSLADLPEAPDMTIVAVAGDNAIGTVEDCAAHGVKVAVVMASGFGEVDAVAGKAKERRMVEAAHKAGMRIVGPNSQGLANFGTGTIASFSTMFMEMEPSEGQGLVAMLSQSGALSSVPVGFLRQRGIGVRHTHATGNDADITVGELAVAVAEDPEVKLLLLYLESIPDTKYLEELASVALKRDLPIVALKSGRSEAGRQAAQSHTGALANEDRVVDAFFEQHGIWRAPDMRGLVEATELYLKGWKPKGRRLVAISNSGAVCVMTADAATNVGMPMAKLSAETDKKLKGILPSFATTTNPIDLTAALLSNSRLFGDILPVIAEDPAADAFLIGVPVAGPGYDVEAFARDAAAFGKQTGKPLVIAATQKSVADQFAAEGSSVFPTETEAVTALHQFLAHRELMAHIKARQAKAARAPWVPAATTTMLNEADSLALLAERGIPVVPYRLCRSRAEAIAAFETIGGPVVVKGCSADIAHKSELGLVKLGVSSREEAGEVWAQMEAIIRKHGSRFDGVIVAAMAGGRREIMIGAHRDPVFGPVVAVGDGGKYVEIFRDTALLLPPFSKEEAKAALHKLRIAPLFAGVRGEPPMDIEALCDAVMRIGDLMMDPTAKVVSLDLNPVLLDSAGKGCVVVDAVVFQG, from the coding sequence ATGACCCGTCTCAAGGCCGCGCTCGACCCGCGCTCCGTCGCCATCATCGGCGCTTCGGAAAACCCCAACAAGGTTGGCGGCCGGCCAGTGCATTACCTCGACAAGTTCGGGTTCAAGGGCAAGATTTTCCCGATCAATCCGTCCCGGTCCGAGGTGCAGGGCCACAAATGCTACAAGAGCCTCGCCGACCTTCCCGAGGCGCCAGACATGACGATCGTCGCGGTTGCCGGCGACAACGCCATCGGCACCGTGGAAGATTGCGCTGCACACGGCGTCAAGGTCGCGGTGGTGATGGCGTCGGGCTTCGGTGAAGTCGACGCGGTCGCCGGCAAGGCGAAAGAGCGGCGCATGGTCGAGGCCGCGCATAAGGCCGGCATGCGCATCGTCGGGCCGAATTCGCAGGGGCTTGCCAATTTTGGCACCGGGACCATCGCAAGCTTTTCCACCATGTTCATGGAGATGGAGCCGTCCGAAGGGCAGGGCCTTGTCGCGATGCTGAGCCAGAGCGGCGCGTTGTCCTCGGTCCCGGTCGGATTCCTGCGCCAGCGCGGCATCGGCGTGCGCCATACCCATGCGACCGGCAACGATGCCGATATCACGGTCGGCGAACTGGCGGTTGCGGTCGCCGAAGACCCCGAAGTCAAGCTGCTGTTGCTGTATCTCGAAAGCATTCCCGACACGAAATACCTGGAGGAGCTTGCGTCGGTCGCGCTGAAGCGGGATCTGCCGATCGTCGCGCTGAAGTCCGGCCGCTCGGAAGCCGGCCGTCAGGCCGCACAATCGCACACCGGCGCGCTCGCCAATGAAGACCGCGTCGTCGATGCCTTCTTCGAACAACACGGCATCTGGCGTGCGCCCGACATGCGCGGCCTCGTGGAGGCGACCGAGCTTTATCTGAAAGGCTGGAAGCCGAAAGGCAGGCGGTTGGTCGCCATCTCCAATTCCGGCGCGGTCTGCGTCATGACGGCGGATGCGGCCACGAATGTGGGCATGCCGATGGCCAAACTCTCCGCCGAAACCGACAAGAAGCTAAAAGGCATCCTGCCGAGCTTTGCCACCACCACCAATCCGATCGATCTGACCGCGGCGTTGTTGTCGAACAGCCGCCTGTTCGGCGACATCCTTCCCGTCATCGCCGAGGACCCCGCCGCCGACGCGTTCCTGATCGGTGTCCCCGTCGCCGGTCCCGGCTACGATGTCGAGGCCTTTGCACGTGATGCGGCCGCCTTCGGCAAGCAGACGGGCAAGCCGCTGGTCATTGCCGCAACGCAAAAGAGCGTCGCCGATCAGTTCGCCGCGGAGGGCTCCTCCGTCTTCCCGACCGAGACCGAGGCGGTGACTGCGCTGCATCAGTTTTTGGCGCATCGCGAATTGATGGCGCACATCAAGGCACGTCAGGCGAAAGCCGCGCGCGCGCCCTGGGTGCCGGCGGCGACAACCACGATGCTCAATGAAGCCGATAGCCTGGCTTTGTTGGCCGAACGCGGCATCCCCGTGGTGCCGTATCGGCTGTGCCGGTCCCGCGCCGAAGCAATTGCAGCTTTTGAGACCATCGGCGGCCCGGTCGTGGTCAAGGGCTGCTCGGCCGATATCGCCCACAAGTCCGAACTCGGGCTGGTCAAGCTCGGCGTTTCGAGCCGCGAGGAGGCGGGTGAAGTCTGGGCCCAGATGGAAGCGATCATCCGCAAGCATGGCTCGCGGTTCGATGGCGTCATCGTGGCGGCGATGGCCGGCGGCCGGCGCGAGATCATGATCGGCGCGCATCGCGATCCCGTATTCGGTCCCGTGGTCGCGGTCGGCGACGGCGGCAAATATGTCGAGATCTTCCGCGATACCGCGCTGCTGTTGCCGCCTTTCTCGAAAGAGGAGGCGAAGGCGGCGCTTCACAAACTCAGGATTGCGCCGCTGTTTGCGGGCGTGCGCGGCGAACCGCCGATGGACATCGAGGCGCTGTGCGATGCGGTAATGCGAATCGGCGACCTGATGATGGACCCCACGGCCAAAGTGGTGAGCCTCGATCTCAATCCGGTGCTGCTCGACAGCGCTGGCAAGGGCTGCGTGGTGGTGGATGCCGTGGTGTTTCAGGGATAG
- a CDS encoding carboxymuconolactone decarboxylase family protein — protein MARIDYCDTSKSNERTKEILGKNRNANLFRMMAHSPSYFEQYCRLGGAIRHRGELDPVVRELAIIRTGILCEAPYEIVAHKRIGKNIGVTDEQNEALENWEAAACFNEVQRAALAFTDEIIRLRRPSDATFKAIAAKLTPAALVELQLAVGFYIMTSKFLETFDIDMQPVEQVV, from the coding sequence ATGGCCCGCATCGACTATTGCGATACATCGAAATCCAACGAGCGCACGAAGGAAATTCTCGGCAAGAATCGCAACGCCAACCTCTTTCGCATGATGGCGCACTCGCCGAGCTATTTCGAACAGTACTGCCGGCTCGGCGGCGCGATCCGGCATCGTGGCGAACTCGATCCCGTGGTGCGCGAACTCGCGATCATCCGAACCGGGATTCTTTGCGAGGCGCCGTATGAGATCGTGGCGCACAAGCGCATCGGCAAAAATATCGGCGTCACCGACGAGCAGAACGAAGCGCTGGAGAATTGGGAAGCGGCGGCCTGCTTCAACGAGGTGCAGCGAGCAGCGCTCGCCTTCACCGACGAGATTATCCGGCTTCGCCGCCCGAGCGATGCGACGTTCAAGGCGATCGCGGCAAAACTTACTCCGGCGGCGCTCGTCGAATTGCAGCTGGCAGTGGGCTTCTACATTATGACGTCGAAGTTTCTCGAAACCTTCGACATCGACATGCAGCCGGTCGAGCAGGTGGTGTAG
- a CDS encoding acetyl-CoA acetyltransferase has product MTASIIGWAHTPFGKFDAETVESLVVKVANEALSDAGVAAADVDEIVLGHFGSGFSPQEFTAALVLQADPNLRFKPATRVENACATGSAAVHQGIRAIASGAAKIVLVVGVEQMTRTPGPEIGRNLLRASYLPEDGDTPGGFAGVFGKIAQGYFQKYGDQSDALAMIAAKNHKNGVANPYAQMRKDLGFEFCRSESEKNPYVAGPLKRTDCSLVSDGAAALVLTDAETATKMGKAVNFRSVAHAQDFLPMSKRDILQFEGCSVAWARALQRAGIKLSDLSFVETHDCFTVAELIEYEAMGLTPRGQGARAIKEGWTQKDGKLPVNPSGGLKAKGHPIGATGVSMHVMTAMQLTGQAPEGMQLANAKLGGIFNMGGAAVANYVSILEPAK; this is encoded by the coding sequence ATGACAGCCAGCATCATCGGATGGGCGCATACGCCCTTTGGCAAATTCGACGCCGAGACCGTCGAGAGCCTGGTGGTCAAGGTCGCCAATGAGGCCCTTAGCGATGCCGGCGTTGCCGCGGCCGATGTCGATGAAATCGTGCTCGGGCATTTCGGCTCCGGCTTCTCGCCCCAGGAATTCACCGCGGCGTTGGTTCTGCAGGCTGATCCGAATCTGCGTTTCAAGCCGGCCACCCGGGTCGAGAACGCCTGCGCCACGGGATCGGCCGCGGTGCATCAGGGCATTCGAGCTATCGCTTCGGGCGCGGCCAAAATCGTGCTCGTTGTCGGCGTCGAGCAGATGACGCGCACGCCCGGTCCCGAGATCGGCCGCAACCTGTTGCGCGCGTCCTATTTGCCGGAAGATGGCGACACCCCCGGCGGCTTCGCCGGCGTGTTCGGCAAGATCGCGCAAGGCTACTTCCAGAAATACGGCGATCAGTCCGATGCGCTCGCCATGATCGCGGCCAAGAATCACAAGAACGGCGTCGCCAACCCCTACGCGCAGATGCGCAAGGATCTCGGCTTTGAATTCTGCCGCTCCGAAAGCGAAAAGAATCCCTATGTCGCGGGTCCTTTGAAGCGCACCGACTGCTCGCTGGTCTCGGACGGCGCGGCCGCGCTGGTCCTCACCGATGCCGAGACCGCCACGAAGATGGGCAAGGCGGTGAACTTCCGCAGCGTCGCGCACGCGCAGGATTTCCTGCCGATGAGTAAGCGCGATATCCTGCAATTCGAGGGCTGTAGCGTGGCCTGGGCTCGTGCGCTGCAGAGGGCAGGTATCAAGCTTTCCGATCTTTCCTTTGTCGAGACGCATGACTGCTTCACGGTCGCCGAATTGATCGAGTACGAGGCGATGGGCCTGACGCCGCGCGGGCAGGGCGCGCGCGCCATCAAAGAAGGCTGGACGCAAAAGGACGGCAAGCTGCCGGTCAACCCGTCCGGTGGGTTGAAGGCCAAGGGCCATCCGATCGGCGCGACTGGCGTGTCCATGCATGTGATGACCGCGATGCAGTTGACCGGCCAGGCGCCGGAAGGCATGCAACTGGCCAACGCCAAGCTCGGCGGCATCTTCAACATGGGAGGTGCTGCGGTCGCCAACTATGTCTCGATCCTGGAGCCTGCGAAGTAA
- a CDS encoding class I adenylate-forming enzyme family protein — protein sequence MNIAEWLASTARLRPNAPALLTGFDLDADYRTFARRASAIGAALARDHSIAPGDRVAVFASNCTQYLECLYGIWWMGAAAIPINAKLHGREAAWICSDAGAKLIFVSDDTTAALLEAKGDVPSAMAMLSLDSDAFRAMREGEGTPAPLARDVDDLAWLFYTSGTTGRPKGVMLSHGNLVAASTCYLIDVDPATPKDASLYAAPISHGAGLYNFPHTRMGGRHVVPESGGFDPDEVLNLARNLENVVMFGAPTMVRRLVDAAKRRGENGEGIRTIIYGGGPMYLADIREAIAVMGQRFVQIYGQGESPMTITSLTREWHTKTDHPRYLERLASVGTAQSVMSVRITDKDGRPLPTGETGEVEAKGTAVMLGYWNNPKANAETLKDGWLRTGDVGRLDEDGFLTLSDRSKDVIISGGTNIYPREVEEALLTHADVREVSAIGVPDPDWGEIVVACVVLEDGATRDDAKLDAHCLASIARFKRPKRYVYLDALPKNNYGKVLKTELRQMMRK from the coding sequence ATGAACATCGCCGAATGGCTCGCTTCGACCGCCAGGCTTCGCCCGAATGCGCCGGCGTTACTCACCGGCTTCGATCTCGACGCGGACTACAGGACCTTTGCACGCCGCGCCTCGGCCATTGGCGCGGCGCTGGCGCGTGACCACTCCATCGCGCCCGGCGATCGGGTCGCGGTGTTTGCCTCCAACTGCACGCAATATCTCGAATGCCTTTACGGCATCTGGTGGATGGGCGCGGCGGCCATCCCGATCAATGCCAAGCTTCACGGGCGCGAGGCCGCCTGGATTTGCAGCGACGCCGGCGCAAAACTTATCTTCGTTTCCGACGATACGACCGCGGCGCTGCTGGAGGCCAAGGGCGACGTGCCGTCTGCGATGGCGATGCTGTCGCTCGATAGCGATGCCTTCCGGGCGATGCGCGAAGGCGAAGGGACACCTGCACCGCTGGCACGCGATGTCGATGACCTCGCCTGGCTGTTTTATACCTCCGGCACCACCGGCCGGCCGAAAGGCGTGATGCTCAGCCACGGCAATCTGGTCGCGGCCTCGACGTGCTATCTCATCGATGTCGACCCGGCGACGCCGAAGGATGCCTCGCTCTATGCCGCGCCGATCTCGCATGGCGCGGGGCTTTATAACTTCCCGCACACCCGCATGGGTGGACGGCATGTGGTGCCTGAATCCGGCGGGTTCGATCCGGACGAAGTGCTCAATCTTGCGCGCAATCTCGAAAACGTCGTGATGTTCGGCGCGCCGACCATGGTCCGCCGGCTGGTCGATGCCGCCAAGCGGCGCGGCGAGAACGGCGAGGGCATCCGCACCATCATCTATGGCGGCGGCCCGATGTATCTCGCCGATATCCGCGAGGCGATTGCGGTCATGGGTCAGCGCTTCGTGCAGATTTACGGCCAGGGTGAATCGCCGATGACGATCACGTCGCTGACCCGCGAATGGCATACGAAGACCGATCACCCGCGATATCTGGAGCGGCTGGCTTCCGTCGGCACCGCGCAGAGCGTGATGTCGGTCCGTATCACGGACAAAGACGGCCGGCCGTTGCCCACAGGCGAGACCGGTGAAGTCGAAGCCAAGGGCACCGCTGTCATGCTCGGCTACTGGAACAATCCGAAGGCCAATGCCGAAACGCTGAAGGACGGCTGGTTGCGCACTGGCGACGTCGGCCGCCTCGATGAGGACGGTTTCCTGACGCTGTCCGACCGCTCCAAGGACGTGATCATTTCCGGCGGCACCAATATCTATCCGCGCGAGGTGGAAGAAGCACTGCTGACGCATGCGGATGTGCGCGAGGTTTCGGCGATCGGGGTACCAGATCCCGACTGGGGCGAGATCGTCGTGGCCTGCGTGGTGCTGGAAGACGGCGCGACACGGGATGACGCCAAACTGGATGCACATTGTCTGGCGTCGATCGCGCGCTTCAAGCGGCCCAAGCGCTATGTCTATCTGGATGCCTTGCCGAAGAACAACTACGGCAAGGTGCTCAAGACCGAATTGCGGCAGATGATGCGGAAATAA
- a CDS encoding acyl-CoA dehydrogenase family protein translates to MDFALTANQESIRDAVAKTCARFDDAYWLKKDKEGGYPSDFHRALADAGWLGICIPEEYGGSGLGIMDAAIMMHTIARSGAGMSGASAVHMNVFGLNPVVVFGTKEQCERMLPPIVSGEHRSCFAVTEPNTGLNTTQLKTRAVRSGDKYIVNGQKVWISTAQVAEKILLLARTTPLEEVQSPTHGLSLFYTDFDRSRISAREIEKMGRKAVDSNELFITDFEIPVADRLGEEGRGFEYILHGMNPERILIAAEAVGLGQLALSRAAAYAKERNVFNRPIGKNQAIQHPLAENWMELEAAWLMTLKAAWQYDEGQACGPAANAAKYLAGEAGFHACEQAVMTHGGFGYAKEFHVERYLRESLIPRIAPISPQLILSFIAEKVLGLPKSY, encoded by the coding sequence ATGGATTTTGCGCTGACAGCCAACCAGGAATCGATCCGCGACGCCGTTGCAAAAACCTGCGCGCGCTTTGACGACGCCTATTGGCTGAAGAAGGACAAGGAAGGCGGCTACCCTTCGGATTTCCACCGTGCGCTGGCGGATGCCGGCTGGCTCGGCATCTGCATCCCCGAAGAATATGGCGGCTCGGGTCTTGGCATTATGGATGCCGCGATCATGATGCATACGATCGCGAGATCCGGCGCCGGTATGTCGGGCGCATCCGCGGTGCATATGAATGTGTTCGGGCTCAACCCGGTCGTCGTGTTCGGCACCAAGGAACAATGCGAGAGGATGCTGCCGCCGATCGTCTCGGGCGAGCACCGGTCCTGTTTTGCCGTCACCGAGCCCAATACCGGCCTCAACACCACGCAGTTGAAGACCCGGGCCGTGCGTTCAGGCGACAAATATATCGTCAACGGACAGAAGGTCTGGATTTCGACCGCACAGGTCGCCGAGAAAATTCTGCTGCTGGCGCGCACCACGCCGCTTGAGGAGGTCCAAAGCCCGACCCACGGCTTAAGCCTGTTCTATACGGATTTCGACCGCAGCCGGATTTCAGCGCGGGAAATCGAGAAGATGGGCCGCAAGGCGGTCGATTCCAACGAGCTCTTCATTACCGATTTCGAAATCCCGGTGGCGGATCGCCTGGGCGAGGAGGGGCGGGGTTTCGAATATATCCTGCACGGCATGAATCCGGAGCGCATCCTGATTGCGGCCGAAGCGGTCGGCCTCGGCCAGCTCGCGCTGTCGCGCGCCGCGGCCTATGCCAAGGAACGCAACGTCTTCAACCGGCCGATCGGCAAGAACCAGGCCATCCAGCATCCGCTGGCGGAAAACTGGATGGAACTGGAGGCAGCGTGGCTGATGACGCTCAAGGCCGCCTGGCAATACGATGAAGGACAGGCTTGTGGACCGGCGGCCAATGCCGCGAAATATCTGGCCGGAGAAGCCGGGTTTCACGCCTGCGAACAGGCCGTCATGACCCATGGCGGCTTTGGCTATGCCAAGGAGTTTCACGTCGAGCGTTACCTGCGCGAATCCTTGATCCCGCGCATCGCCCCGATCAGCCCGCAGCTCATCCTCAGTTTCATTGCCGAAAAGGTGCTGGGCTTGCCGAAGTCGTATTGA
- the denD gene encoding D-erythronate dehydrogenase: MHILVLGAAGMVGRKLVDGLVADGRLGKAEITKMTLHDVVAPKQPEKAGFPVEVLSGDFAIAGVPEKLIAGRPDVVFHLAAIVSGEAELDFDKGYRINLDGTRMLFDAIRLVGGSYKPRVVFTSSIAVFGAPFPDAIGDEFFNTPLLSYGTQKTIGELLLADYTRRGFMDGVGIRLPTINIRPGLPNKAASGFFSGILREPLAGKEAILPVSEDVRHWHASPRSAVGFLVHAGSMDTAKIGPRRNLTMPGISATVGEQIAALKRVAGEKVAARIKREPDPFIVGIVAGWPRNFDPKRSLELGFTTAEKSFDDIIRIHIDDELGGKFVA; the protein is encoded by the coding sequence TTGCATATTCTGGTTCTGGGTGCGGCCGGCATGGTCGGCCGCAAATTGGTGGATGGCCTCGTCGCTGATGGCCGGTTGGGCAAGGCCGAAATCACCAAAATGACGCTGCATGACGTGGTGGCACCGAAGCAGCCCGAAAAGGCCGGCTTTCCCGTCGAGGTGTTGTCCGGCGACTTCGCGATAGCTGGCGTGCCTGAGAAGCTGATCGCCGGCCGCCCCGACGTGGTCTTTCATCTCGCGGCAATCGTGTCGGGTGAAGCCGAGCTCGACTTTGACAAGGGCTATCGCATCAACCTCGACGGCACGCGGATGCTGTTCGACGCCATCCGCCTGGTCGGCGGCAGCTACAAGCCGCGCGTGGTGTTCACCTCGTCGATCGCGGTGTTCGGCGCGCCATTCCCGGACGCCATCGGCGACGAATTCTTCAACACGCCGCTATTGAGCTACGGCACCCAGAAGACGATCGGCGAACTTCTGCTCGCCGACTACACCCGCCGCGGCTTCATGGACGGCGTCGGCATTCGCCTGCCGACCATCAACATTCGTCCCGGACTTCCGAACAAGGCGGCGTCCGGCTTCTTCTCCGGCATCTTGCGTGAGCCGCTCGCGGGCAAGGAAGCCATTTTGCCGGTATCGGAGGATGTGCGGCACTGGCATGCCTCGCCGCGCTCTGCGGTCGGCTTCCTGGTCCATGCCGGCAGCATGGACACAGCTAAGATCGGTCCGCGGCGCAACCTGACCATGCCCGGCATTTCCGCAACCGTCGGCGAACAGATCGCAGCCCTCAAACGCGTGGCGGGCGAGAAGGTCGCCGCGCGCATCAAGCGTGAGCCGGATCCGTTCATTGTCGGCATTGTCGCGGGATGGCCGCGCAATTTTGATCCCAAGCGATCGCTTGAACTCGGCTTCACCACGGCCGAAAAATCGTTCGACGATATCATCCGGATTCACATCGACGACGAATTGGGTGGTAAGTTCGTCGCCTGA
- a CDS encoding carbohydrate ABC transporter permease produces the protein MTTLQTSAPIRAARIETPSLWSRLKFNRNFMALWFMLPAAAFLILFLAYPLGLGVWMSFTDERIGRGGIFVGLENYEWLWDDTIFWLSVFNTLLYTIVASAIKFAIGLYLALLLNRNMPFKAMIRSIVLIPFIVPTVLSAIAFWWIYDSQFSIISWSLIKLGLIEHNINFLGDSSWARFSVIFANIWRGVPFVAITLLAGLQTVSPSLYEAATLDGATNWQRFRFITYPLLTPIIAVVMTFSVLFTFTDFQLIWALTRGGPVNATHLMATLSYQRGIISGRLGEGAAIATAMIPFLLAAIAISWFGMQRRKWQQGSTND, from the coding sequence ATGACGACCCTTCAGACATCTGCCCCCATCAGGGCGGCGCGCATCGAGACCCCGTCGCTATGGTCGCGGTTGAAGTTCAACCGCAACTTCATGGCACTGTGGTTCATGCTGCCTGCGGCCGCGTTCCTGATTCTGTTTTTGGCCTATCCGCTCGGCCTCGGCGTCTGGATGAGCTTCACCGACGAGCGCATCGGCCGCGGCGGCATTTTCGTCGGCCTCGAGAACTACGAATGGCTGTGGGATGACACCATCTTCTGGCTCTCGGTGTTCAACACGCTGCTCTATACGATCGTGGCGAGCGCCATCAAATTCGCAATCGGGCTTTATCTGGCGCTGCTCTTGAACCGCAACATGCCGTTCAAGGCGATGATCCGCTCCATCGTGCTGATTCCCTTCATCGTGCCGACGGTGCTCTCCGCAATCGCGTTCTGGTGGATCTACGATTCCCAGTTCTCGATCATCTCCTGGTCGCTGATCAAGCTTGGCCTGATCGAACACAACATCAACTTCCTCGGCGATTCCAGTTGGGCGCGCTTCAGCGTGATTTTCGCCAATATCTGGCGCGGCGTGCCTTTCGTCGCGATCACGCTGCTGGCCGGCCTGCAAACCGTGTCGCCCTCGCTCTATGAGGCGGCGACACTCGACGGTGCCACCAACTGGCAGCGCTTCCGCTTCATCACTTATCCGTTGCTGACGCCGATCATCGCGGTGGTGATGACTTTCTCTGTGCTGTTCACCTTCACCGACTTCCAGCTGATCTGGGCGCTGACCCGCGGCGGTCCGGTCAACGCCACGCACCTGATGGCGACCTTGAGCTATCAACGCGGCATCATTTCGGGGCGTCTCGGCGAAGGCGCGGCGATTGCGACCGCCATGATCCCGTTCCTGCTGGCCGCGATCGCGATCTCGTGGTTCGGCATGCAGCGCCGCAAATGGCAGCAAGGATCGACCAATGACTGA